The Bubalus kerabau isolate K-KA32 ecotype Philippines breed swamp buffalo chromosome 16, PCC_UOA_SB_1v2, whole genome shotgun sequence genome includes a region encoding these proteins:
- the CMKLR1 gene encoding chemerin-like receptor 1 has product MEAEDYNTSYEDYPDDVDPIVVLEELSPLEGRVVRILLVAVYSIICLLGILGNGLVIVMITCKMKRTVNTVWFLNLAVADFLFNVFLPVHIAYAALDYHWVFGTAMCKISNFLLIHNMFTSVFLLTVISFDRCVSVLLPVWSQNHRSVRLAYTACLVIWVLAFFLSSPSLVFRDTARLHGKISCFNNFSLSASGSSPWPAHPQVDPLGSGRHMVVTITRFLCGFLVPGLITTACYLTIVYKLQRSRLAKTKKPFKIILTIIVTFFLCWCPYHTFYLLELRRGSVPPSVFSLGVPLATAIAIANSCMNPILYVFMGQDFKKFRVALFSRLVNALSEDTGHSSYPSHRSFTKMSSVNERETGML; this is encoded by the coding sequence ATGGAGGCTGAGGATTACAACACCTCCTACGAGGACTACCCCGATGACGTGGACCCCATCGTGGTTCTGGAGGAGTTATCCCCCCTGGAAGGCAGAGTGGTCAGGATCCTTCTGGTGGCGGTCTACAGCATCATCTGCCTCCTCGGGATCCTGGGCAACGGCTTGGTGATCGTCATGATCACCTGCAAGATGAAGAGGACGGTGAACACCGTCTGGTTCCTCAACCTGGCGGTGGCCGACTTCCTATTCAATGTCTTCCTCCCCGTCCACATCGCCTACGCTGCCCTGGACTACCACTGGGTGTTCGGGACGGCCATGTGCAAGATCAGCAACTTCCTGCTCATCCACAACATGTTCACCAGCGTCTTCCTGCTGACCGTCATCAGCTTCGACCGCTGCGTCTCCGTGCTCCTCCCCGTCTGGTCCCAGAACCACCGCAGCGTCCGGCTCGCTTACACGGCCTGCCTGGTCATCTGGGTCCTGGCTTTTTTCTTGAGTTCCCCATCCCTTGTCTTCCGGGACACGGCCCGCCTGCATGGGAAGATATCCTGCTTTAACAACTTCAGCCTGTCGGCCTCCGGCTCTTCACCTTGGCCGGCTCACCCCCAGGTGGACCCGTTGGGCTCCGGCCGGCACATGGTGGTGACCATCACCCGCTTCCTCTGTGGCTTCCTGGTGCCGGGTCTCATCACCACCGCCTGCTACCTCACCATCGTCTACAAGCTGCAGCGCAGCCGCCTGGCCAAGACCAAGAAGCCCTTCAAGATCATCCTGACCATCATCGTCACCTTCTTCCTCTGCTGGTGCCCCTACCACACCTTCTACCTCCTGGAGCTCCGTCGTGGCTCCGTGCCTCCCTCCGTCTTCAGCCTGGGCGTGCCCCTGGCCACCGCCATCGCCATCGCCAACAGCTGCATGAACCCCATCCTGTACGTCTTCATGGGTCAGGACTTCAAGAAGTTCAGGGTGGCCCTCTTCTCCCGTCTGGTCAATGCCCTGAGTGAGGACACAGGCCATTCCTCCTACCCCAGCCACAGGAGCTTTACCAAGATGTCATCTGTGAACGAGAGGGAGACTGGCATGCTCTGA